From the genome of Geobacter sp. SVR, one region includes:
- a CDS encoding nitroreductase family protein — MLKFTIDTGKCIRCGQCAADCPTRIITTSDGLPAIPAEKEAACYRCQHCLAICPTAALSILGRLPEASRPLAGAYPDPDNLETLIKGRRSVRLYLDENLEPALLQRLLEVAWHAPTGINSRQVRLTVVDDRDKLAAFREQIMAGLSRLVRDGELPEGLGFFADFVRLWEDKGVDTLFRGAPHFLVASAPQEVVSPLPDCLIALSYFELFAQANGVGTVWDGLAKIAIDTLLPETRQILGIPEDHLIGYAMAFGRPAVSYARTVQHGPALIHRI; from the coding sequence ATGCTCAAGTTCACGATAGATACCGGGAAATGCATCCGCTGCGGCCAGTGCGCAGCTGACTGTCCCACCCGCATCATCACCACCAGCGACGGTCTGCCGGCCATCCCGGCGGAAAAGGAAGCGGCCTGCTACCGGTGCCAGCACTGCCTGGCGATCTGCCCCACCGCTGCGCTCTCGATCCTGGGGCGGCTGCCGGAGGCGAGCCGGCCTCTGGCAGGGGCGTATCCCGATCCGGACAACCTGGAGACCCTGATCAAGGGACGCCGCTCGGTGCGGCTCTATCTGGACGAGAACCTGGAACCGGCCCTGTTGCAGCGGCTGCTGGAGGTGGCCTGGCATGCCCCCACCGGGATCAACTCCCGTCAGGTCCGTCTGACCGTGGTGGATGACCGTGACAAGCTGGCTGCTTTCCGCGAACAGATCATGGCGGGCCTGAGCCGGCTGGTGCGCGATGGGGAACTGCCCGAGGGGCTGGGATTTTTCGCTGATTTCGTCCGGCTGTGGGAGGACAAGGGGGTTGATACGCTGTTTCGGGGGGCGCCGCATTTCCTGGTGGCCTCGGCCCCGCAGGAGGTGGTTTCACCCCTGCCCGACTGTCTGATCGCGCTCTCCTACTTCGAGCTGTTCGCTCAGGCCAACGGCGTTGGCACGGTCTGGGACGGCCTGGCAAAAATAGCCATCGACACCCTGCTGCCGGAAACCCGCCAAATCCTCGGCATTCCGGAAGATCACCTGATCGGCTATGCCATGGCCTTCGGCCGGCCGGCGGTCAGCTATGCCCGCACCGTACAGCACGGCCCGGCGCTGATCCATCGCATCTAA
- a CDS encoding YbdK family carboxylate-amine ligase: MRLPEFKSSQPLSMGVELELQILNSRDYNLVRGASDLLAFLESTPHPGEVKPEMTESMIEVNSSVHHSYATLVDELVEIRDVITRQADRLNLRIAGGGAHPFQMWSDQRIYSTPRFNHLSELYGYLAKQFTVFGQHIHIGCENGDQALYLTHLLSRFIPHFIALSASSPFSQGVDTSFDSSRLTAVNAFPLSGRAPMVTTWEDFNDYFDKMTSYRIVESMKDFYWDIRPKPEYGTIEIRVCDTPLTVHKAAAIAAYAQALARYLIMEHPLEISEDVYLMYNYNRFQACRFGLDGNFIDPYTKEHKSLRSDILETLASLAPHSVALESELPLAELREGVVKGHNDSAWLRGALRETDSLNEVVRLQSTRWMGWSMQ, from the coding sequence ATGAGACTGCCGGAATTTAAAAGCTCGCAACCGCTCAGCATGGGGGTGGAGTTGGAGCTCCAGATCCTCAACAGCCGCGATTACAATTTAGTGCGGGGCGCCTCGGACCTGCTGGCCTTTCTGGAAAGCACGCCCCACCCTGGGGAGGTCAAGCCGGAGATGACCGAGAGCATGATCGAGGTCAACAGCAGCGTGCACCACAGCTACGCTACGCTGGTGGATGAGCTGGTGGAGATCCGCGACGTGATCACCCGCCAGGCGGACCGCCTGAACCTGCGGATCGCCGGCGGCGGCGCCCACCCCTTCCAGATGTGGAGCGACCAGCGTATCTATTCCACCCCCCGTTTCAATCACCTTTCGGAGCTGTACGGGTATCTGGCCAAGCAGTTCACGGTATTCGGCCAGCACATCCACATCGGCTGCGAAAACGGCGATCAGGCGCTCTACCTGACCCATCTCCTGTCGCGCTTCATACCCCATTTCATCGCCCTGTCCGCCTCATCCCCCTTTTCCCAGGGGGTGGACACCTCCTTCGACTCCTCCCGGCTGACCGCCGTGAACGCCTTTCCGCTCAGCGGCCGGGCGCCGATGGTGACGACCTGGGAGGACTTCAACGATTATTTCGACAAGATGACGAGCTATCGCATCGTGGAGAGCATGAAGGACTTCTACTGGGACATCCGACCCAAACCGGAGTACGGTACCATCGAGATCCGGGTATGCGACACGCCGCTCACGGTGCACAAGGCAGCGGCCATTGCCGCCTATGCCCAGGCATTGGCCCGCTACCTGATCATGGAGCACCCGCTGGAGATTTCCGAGGACGTCTACCTGATGTACAACTACAACCGCTTCCAGGCCTGCCGTTTCGGCCTGGACGGCAATTTCATCGACCCCTACACCAAGGAGCACAAAAGCCTGCGCAGCGATATCCTGGAAACCCTGGCCAGCCTCGCCCCCCACAGTGTGGCGCTGGAATCGGAGCTACCGCTGGCGGAACTGCGGGAGGGGGTGGTCAAGGGGCACAACGACAGCGCCTGGTTGCGCGGGGCGTTGCGGGAAACCGATTCCCTAAACGAGGTGGTCCGGCTGCAAAGCACGCGATGGATGGGTTGGAGCATGCAATGA
- a CDS encoding methyltransferase: MDRSSRNRLTDKLLDRFSGDTLFDAIARAVCHAGCLPRKELYEAWEMARRVRRRFRGGRIVDLACGHGLLAQVLLLLDETSPAGLAVDRRIPQSAAALAASLAEAWPRLRERMRFEQADLSEVALQHDDLIVSAHACGGLTDLIIDRAVAAGARVAVLPCCHDLRGADLGGLEGWLDGPLAMDAARVARLRCAGYRVHTQLIPGDITPKNRLLLAEPAKECTRV, translated from the coding sequence GTGGACCGCTCGTCGCGTAACCGTTTGACCGACAAACTGCTGGACCGATTCAGCGGAGATACGCTGTTCGATGCCATTGCCCGGGCAGTCTGCCATGCCGGTTGTCTGCCGCGCAAGGAGCTGTACGAGGCCTGGGAGATGGCCCGCCGGGTGCGGCGACGTTTCAGGGGGGGCAGGATCGTCGACTTGGCCTGCGGCCATGGTCTGCTGGCCCAGGTCCTGCTGCTGCTCGACGAAACCTCCCCGGCCGGCTTGGCCGTGGACCGGCGGATTCCTCAGAGTGCGGCAGCACTGGCAGCCTCCCTGGCAGAAGCCTGGCCTCGGCTGCGGGAACGTATGCGGTTCGAGCAGGCCGATCTGTCCGAGGTGGCGCTGCAGCATGATGATCTGATCGTCTCGGCCCATGCCTGCGGCGGTCTGACCGATCTGATCATCGATCGGGCAGTGGCAGCCGGAGCCCGAGTGGCAGTGCTCCCCTGCTGCCACGATCTTCGGGGTGCCGACCTGGGAGGTCTGGAGGGGTGGCTGGACGGCCCGCTGGCCATGGATGCGGCGCGGGTGGCCCGGCTGCGTTGTGCCGGCTACCGGGTCCATACCCAGCTGATCCCCGGGGATATCACCCCCAAAAACAGACTGCTGCTGGCGGAACCGGCAAAGGAGTGCACCAGGGTATGA
- a CDS encoding cation:proton antiporter — MTYPLAFPSNLFPSLPLPMSGAALLGFVLVIGLLGGQLFRRVLKVPITGFIVTGVLLGPSGFDLIIPEILDSMRIFVDVSVGLVLFEAGRRVDLHWLRRERWLLSTGVAESLLSFSLMYLTLTWFGLNPLLAAMGSAIGVCTSPAVLLLVSRNLRAEGQVTERALSLVAINSAFAFFLFTLTLSYLHLEHTTDLYTVVLHPLYLLAGSVGLSWIMGSAMLKLCRWLGRREELQFILLVGVLLLTTGIANQLKLPVLLAPLLLGMMSRAMDRGRFMTAVDFGPAGQLCFVVLFVYAGTTLTLFRFVDVLGVAVAFIAVRFAAKSAVVLLLSRLSGLKMKQAGLLCVSLLPMSGVAIVMVQSAAALYPDVGTRLSTVILAAVAILDLIGPLAAQLSLKLAGEASPCVTEPKTIFTRRSDETAGI, encoded by the coding sequence CGATGAGCGGTGCCGCCCTGCTCGGCTTCGTGCTGGTGATCGGGCTGCTGGGAGGGCAACTGTTCCGCCGCGTGCTCAAGGTGCCGATCACCGGCTTCATCGTGACCGGCGTGCTGCTCGGCCCCAGCGGCTTCGACCTGATCATCCCCGAGATCCTGGACAGCATGCGCATCTTCGTGGATGTATCGGTCGGGCTGGTGCTGTTCGAGGCCGGCCGCCGGGTGGATCTGCACTGGCTGCGGCGGGAGCGCTGGCTCCTCTCCACCGGGGTGGCCGAAAGCCTGCTCTCCTTTAGCCTGATGTACCTCACCCTGACCTGGTTCGGGCTGAACCCGCTCCTGGCGGCCATGGGTTCCGCCATCGGCGTCTGCACCTCACCGGCGGTGCTGCTGCTGGTGTCCCGCAACCTGCGGGCCGAGGGGCAGGTGACGGAGCGGGCGCTTTCGCTGGTGGCCATCAACAGCGCCTTCGCCTTCTTCCTCTTCACCCTCACCCTCTCCTACCTGCATCTGGAACACACTACGGATCTCTATACCGTGGTGCTGCACCCCCTCTATCTGCTGGCCGGCTCGGTCGGGCTGAGCTGGATCATGGGGAGTGCCATGCTGAAGCTCTGCCGCTGGCTGGGGCGTCGCGAGGAGCTGCAGTTCATCCTGCTGGTAGGGGTGCTGCTGCTGACCACCGGTATCGCCAACCAGCTCAAGCTGCCGGTGCTGCTCGCGCCGCTGCTGCTGGGGATGATGTCCCGCGCCATGGACCGCGGCCGCTTCATGACTGCCGTGGATTTCGGCCCGGCCGGCCAGCTCTGCTTCGTGGTGCTGTTCGTGTACGCCGGCACCACCCTGACGCTTTTCCGGTTCGTGGATGTGCTCGGCGTTGCGGTGGCCTTCATCGCTGTCCGCTTTGCGGCCAAATCGGCGGTGGTGCTGCTGCTCTCGCGCCTCAGCGGCCTGAAGATGAAGCAGGCCGGGCTGCTGTGCGTATCGCTGCTGCCCATGTCCGGGGTGGCGATCGTGATGGTGCAGAGCGCGGCCGCGCTCTATCCCGACGTCGGCACCCGGCTCTCCACGGTCATCCTGGCTGCGGTGGCCATTCTCGACCTGATCGGGCCGCTGGCGGCCCAGCTTTCTCTCAAACTGGCCGGCGAAGCCAGCCCTTGCGTAACGGAACCCAAGACGATATTCACGAGGAGGTCGGATGAGACTGCCGGAATTTAA
- a CDS encoding NfeD family protein, translating to MQLEWWYWIIAGFCLIGLELVIPSFTIIWFGIGALAVGVLKAFWPGFPAVGQILLWAAASISFSLMWFKYLKPKNNRVNAGIFREGVVGETGIIVRRADGGTGRWIVRLRIPVSGAEEWVCYSDEALRLDDTVRVEDMEGQILRVNRI from the coding sequence ATGCAACTCGAATGGTGGTACTGGATCATTGCCGGTTTTTGTCTGATCGGCCTGGAACTGGTCATTCCCTCATTCACGATCATCTGGTTCGGCATTGGTGCACTGGCAGTCGGAGTGCTGAAGGCATTCTGGCCCGGCTTTCCGGCTGTGGGCCAGATTCTGCTCTGGGCGGCAGCTTCGATCAGCTTTTCCCTGATGTGGTTCAAATACCTGAAACCCAAGAATAACCGCGTCAACGCCGGGATTTTCAGGGAGGGGGTTGTCGGAGAAACCGGTATCATCGTCCGCCGGGCCGACGGCGGCACCGGCCGGTGGATCGTCAGACTCCGCATCCCCGTGTCGGGTGCCGAAGAATGGGTCTGCTACTCCGACGAGGCGCTGCGGCTCGATGACACGGTGAGGGTCGAGGATATGGAGGGGCAGATTCTCAGGGTCAACAGGATATGA
- a CDS encoding YheU family protein, with amino-acid sequence MTRTTQNDRHEEGIEVPWERIDPDTLYNMVSEFVTREWEESGDVSHTLEQKIGQVLGELRHKRARVVFDAVSESCNIVACR; translated from the coding sequence ATGACGCGGACAACTCAGAACGACCGGCATGAAGAGGGGATCGAAGTGCCTTGGGAGCGGATCGATCCGGACACGCTGTATAACATGGTCAGCGAGTTCGTGACACGGGAGTGGGAAGAGAGCGGTGATGTCAGCCATACCCTTGAACAGAAGATCGGGCAGGTACTGGGGGAACTGCGGCATAAGCGTGCCAGGGTGGTATTCGATGCGGTATCGGAGAGTTGCAACATTGTGGCGTGTCGATAA
- the lipA gene encoding lipoyl synthase, whose product MNIQRKPEWLQKRVNPGQQAEMRLLLGELRLNTVCQQALCPNISECFSCGQATFLILGKHCTRLCSFCNVEKTTPLPVDSNEPGRVAEAASRLKLSHVVITSPTRDDLADGGAGLYAATVAAIRTASSSTRIELLVPDFQGSRASLETVVAARPDIIAHNVETVPRLYHIRSGADYLRSLEVLRLCAELGPLIGRKSGIMLGMGEEEQEVLQVLGDLRRVGCTFLSIGQYLAPSRRHYPVQEYVHPDRFEKLRLAALALGFAHVESGPYVRSSYHAAEYAAD is encoded by the coding sequence ATGAACATCCAGCGGAAACCGGAGTGGCTGCAGAAGCGGGTCAATCCCGGCCAGCAGGCCGAAATGCGGCTGCTGCTGGGGGAGCTGCGGCTGAACACGGTCTGCCAGCAGGCACTCTGCCCCAACATCTCGGAATGCTTTTCCTGCGGCCAGGCCACCTTCCTGATCCTCGGCAAACACTGCACCCGTCTCTGTTCCTTCTGCAACGTGGAAAAAACGACACCGCTGCCGGTTGACAGCAACGAGCCGGGCAGAGTGGCCGAGGCGGCCAGCCGGCTCAAGCTCTCCCATGTGGTGATCACCAGTCCCACCCGCGACGATCTGGCCGATGGTGGGGCCGGCCTGTATGCCGCCACGGTGGCCGCCATCCGCACCGCATCGTCCTCCACCCGGATTGAACTGCTGGTGCCGGATTTCCAGGGCAGTCGCGCCAGCCTGGAGACCGTTGTCGCAGCGCGCCCCGACATCATCGCCCATAATGTGGAGACCGTGCCGCGATTGTACCATATCCGCAGCGGCGCCGATTATCTCCGCTCGCTGGAGGTGCTGCGCCTGTGCGCCGAGCTGGGGCCGCTGATCGGGCGCAAATCGGGCATCATGCTGGGAATGGGGGAAGAGGAGCAGGAGGTACTGCAGGTGCTGGGCGACCTGCGGCGGGTCGGCTGCACCTTTCTCAGCATCGGCCAGTATCTGGCCCCCAGCCGGCGGCACTACCCGGTCCAGGAGTACGTCCATCCCGACCGGTTCGAGAAGCTGCGGCTGGCAGCTCTCGCGCTCGGGTTCGCCCATGTGGAGAGCGGACCCTATGTGCGCAGCTCTTACCATGCCGCAGAGTACGCTGCTGACTGA
- a CDS encoding response regulator, with protein MMKILVAEDDATMRQLLSTLLSRRNIPCSLVADGRSAVEAWENGEYQVILMDVQMPDLDGLEATRIIRQKERDRGGHVAIIAMTAHAMAKDRNQCLQSGMDDYISKPIIFNELLSLISRYAQARQE; from the coding sequence ATGATGAAGATTCTGGTTGCCGAGGACGATGCTACGATGCGGCAGTTGTTGAGCACTCTTCTGTCCCGGCGCAACATACCCTGCAGCCTGGTGGCGGACGGGCGAAGTGCGGTGGAAGCCTGGGAAAACGGGGAGTACCAGGTGATACTGATGGACGTCCAGATGCCTGATCTGGACGGACTGGAGGCGACCCGCATCATTCGGCAGAAGGAGCGGGACCGGGGGGGACATGTGGCCATTATTGCCATGACCGCCCATGCCATGGCAAAGGACAGGAACCAATGCCTCCAATCGGGAATGGACGATTACATATCCAAGCCGATCATTTTCAATGAGCTGCTGTCGCTTATCTCCCGGTATGCTCAGGCCCGGCAGGAGTGA
- a CDS encoding gamma-glutamyl-gamma-aminobutyrate hydrolase family protein: MTMADGLRPLRIGISARFFRRAPIESGLKDKSLLYLEQSMAHWLMIREALPLMIPSLGATAGLTAERYAQGLDGLVLQGGVDLSPLMYGETPLAPDCCGDPARDAYELELLKAFIARGKPVLGICRGAQLINVALGGSLFQDIPTQLPGALSHRDPELFDRLRHEVFLEPGSRLAHLYPDAGRIRTNSLHHQAVKRLGNGLTVEAVAADGVIEAIRWNGPSYLFGVQWHPEFHPPDEPGLLNGEPILTDFLEAARSPCTATV, from the coding sequence ATGACGATGGCCGACGGCCTGCGGCCGCTACGGATCGGCATTTCGGCCCGTTTTTTCCGGCGGGCGCCGATCGAATCGGGGCTGAAGGATAAGTCGCTGCTCTACCTGGAACAGTCCATGGCCCATTGGCTCATGATCCGCGAGGCGCTGCCGCTGATGATCCCGTCCCTGGGAGCAACGGCCGGCCTTACGGCGGAACGCTATGCCCAGGGGCTGGACGGTTTGGTACTGCAGGGAGGAGTTGACCTTTCCCCGTTGATGTACGGCGAAACACCGCTCGCCCCTGACTGCTGCGGCGATCCGGCACGGGATGCCTACGAGTTGGAGCTCCTGAAGGCTTTTATCGCCCGGGGCAAGCCGGTGCTGGGCATCTGCCGCGGCGCCCAGCTCATCAACGTAGCCCTGGGAGGGAGCCTGTTCCAGGACATCCCGACCCAACTGCCCGGCGCCCTGTCCCACCGCGACCCGGAGCTGTTCGACCGGCTGCGCCACGAGGTGTTCCTGGAACCGGGTTCCCGACTGGCCCACCTCTATCCGGACGCCGGGCGGATACGTACCAACTCATTGCATCACCAGGCGGTCAAACGGCTGGGTAATGGGCTGACAGTGGAGGCCGTCGCTGCCGACGGGGTGATCGAGGCCATCCGCTGGAACGGGCCGAGTTACCTCTTCGGGGTGCAGTGGCACCCGGAGTTCCACCCACCGGACGAACCGGGGCTGCTGAACGGGGAGCCGATCCTGACCGATTTCCTGGAGGCCGCGCGCTCCCCCTGCACGGCCACTGTTTGA
- a CDS encoding TMEM175 family protein, translating into MGKNRLEAFSDGVLAIIITIMVLEMKVPHGSGAAALYPLLPVFLSYVLSFVYLAIYWNNHHHMLHTVHGVTGRILWANLHPLFWLSLFPFVTGWVGQNHFASAPLALYGVVLLLAAIAYFILQQTIIASQGAGSLLARAIGRDLKGKASPILYALAIPAAFYKPWISGGIYVFVALMWLVPDRRIERILDSGTHP; encoded by the coding sequence ATGGGCAAGAACCGACTGGAAGCGTTCAGCGACGGCGTGTTGGCCATCATCATCACCATCATGGTGCTGGAAATGAAGGTACCGCACGGCTCCGGGGCTGCTGCCCTGTATCCGCTGCTGCCGGTGTTTCTAAGCTACGTGCTCAGCTTCGTATATCTCGCCATCTACTGGAACAACCACCATCACATGCTGCACACCGTTCACGGTGTGACCGGCCGCATCCTGTGGGCCAACCTGCATCCGCTGTTCTGGCTGTCGCTGTTCCCCTTCGTTACCGGCTGGGTCGGGCAGAACCACTTCGCCTCCGCACCGCTGGCGCTCTACGGGGTGGTGCTGCTTCTGGCCGCCATTGCCTACTTCATCCTGCAGCAGACCATCATTGCCAGCCAGGGAGCCGGTTCACTTCTGGCCAGGGCCATCGGCCGCGACCTCAAGGGCAAGGCCTCCCCCATCCTCTACGCCCTCGCAATTCCGGCGGCCTTCTACAAACCCTGGATCTCCGGCGGCATCTACGTGTTTGTCGCGCTCATGTGGCTGGTGCCGGACCGCCGGATCGAACGGATACTGGATAGCGGTACGCACCCGTGA
- a CDS encoding ATP-binding protein yields MRIGDTRKTERFRHHHALYEERILAEQVRQIYALAPLGALATAINSMIVFFVMKDVMRPSLLVPWLSLVLIITILRLGLVLWFRRVAPEPDAVTPWATRFLVGLFLVGLAWGGIGFFSFSGFSLAHQVFIAFVLGGMAAGASSTFSMIRPGYATFTIPALAPLAVHFLLINDPFHYAMGAMVSLFVLLLWRISRHNYSINSRSLRLRFENIEMIASLKTANERVETLNTRLLSEIEAKHRAETGLRIQHEALERTVEERTSELVSTNEQLTAAKLAAEAANVAKSEFLVNMSHEMRTPLAGTLGMIDLVLEMEIGDEERHLLQTSRRSADSLLRIISDLLDFSRLEAGVMRFEEEVFDTEEVVRTAVEVVSLSAAEKGIDLSWRIEETVPHSMTGDRGRLRQVLVNLLGNSVKFTEAGRVEVAVREWCDAGGRFFLFCVSDTGVGIAPLELEEIFGTFTQIDSSLTRRHGGTGLGLALARQIVETWGGKVWAESRVGAGSTFYFTVPLTAPITPAGPEHTGR; encoded by the coding sequence ATGCGTATCGGCGATACACGTAAAACGGAACGATTCAGGCATCACCATGCGCTTTACGAGGAGCGGATCCTGGCCGAGCAGGTGCGGCAAATCTACGCCCTCGCCCCACTGGGCGCTCTGGCCACTGCCATCAACTCCATGATCGTCTTCTTTGTCATGAAGGATGTCATGCGGCCAAGCCTGCTCGTTCCCTGGCTGTCCCTCGTTTTGATCATTACCATTCTCAGGTTGGGCTTGGTGCTCTGGTTTCGCCGGGTGGCCCCGGAGCCTGACGCTGTCACTCCATGGGCGACGCGGTTCCTCGTCGGCCTGTTTCTGGTCGGACTTGCCTGGGGAGGCATCGGCTTTTTTTCGTTTTCAGGGTTTTCGCTGGCACACCAAGTCTTCATCGCCTTTGTGCTCGGCGGCATGGCTGCAGGAGCATCTTCGACTTTCTCGATGATCAGGCCCGGCTACGCTACGTTTACCATCCCCGCCCTGGCGCCGCTCGCCGTGCATTTCCTGCTGATCAACGATCCCTTCCACTATGCCATGGGTGCCATGGTCTCTCTGTTTGTGCTGCTGCTCTGGAGAATATCCCGGCACAACTACTCCATCAACAGCAGGTCGCTGCGTCTCAGATTCGAAAATATCGAGATGATTGCGAGCCTGAAAACAGCCAACGAACGGGTGGAAACACTCAATACCCGGCTGCTGTCCGAGATCGAGGCAAAACACCGAGCTGAAACGGGCCTCAGAATCCAACACGAGGCCCTGGAAAGGACCGTTGAGGAACGGACGAGCGAGCTGGTGAGCACCAATGAGCAGCTGACAGCGGCCAAGCTGGCTGCCGAGGCGGCCAATGTCGCCAAGAGCGAGTTTCTCGTCAACATGAGCCATGAGATGCGCACACCATTGGCAGGCACCCTGGGGATGATCGATCTGGTACTGGAGATGGAGATCGGGGACGAAGAGCGACATTTGCTGCAGACGTCACGGCGCTCCGCTGATTCTCTGCTGCGGATCATCTCCGATCTGCTGGATTTTTCCCGGCTGGAAGCCGGAGTCATGAGGTTCGAGGAGGAGGTGTTCGATACCGAAGAGGTGGTAAGGACGGCGGTCGAAGTGGTTTCACTTTCCGCTGCCGAAAAGGGGATAGACCTCTCGTGGCGGATCGAGGAGACGGTGCCGCACAGCATGACGGGTGACAGAGGACGACTACGCCAGGTGCTGGTCAATCTGCTGGGCAACTCGGTCAAATTCACCGAAGCCGGCCGGGTGGAGGTGGCTGTTCGGGAGTGGTGCGATGCCGGAGGCAGATTCTTCCTGTTCTGCGTCAGCGATACCGGTGTCGGGATCGCGCCTCTTGAACTGGAGGAGATCTTCGGCACATTCACCCAGATCGACTCTTCCCTCACCAGGCGGCATGGCGGTACCGGACTCGGCCTTGCCCTTGCCCGGCAGATAGTTGAGACGTGGGGTGGGAAGGTCTGGGCCGAAAGCCGCGTCGGCGCGGGGAGCACCTTTTATTTCACCGTTCCGTTGACCGCCCCGATCACTCCTGCCGGGCCTGAGCATACCGGGAGATAA
- a CDS encoding ATP-binding protein, producing METEHASANPAESALYRQSALVRNDFLVSHMMTMVRDGLIVLNEQGQILEANAAFLQMFGIGDKHSFIGQCPGEAIKCINAIGNPGCCDGANEQCSTCGVAHAVLCGLNRESGNEMKCVVTVAGQDCTYDLCLKVRSYPVAVQGQDLLFLFMQDITDREWRTALEQVFFHDINNIISGLLATSFVVERRLADEHQAVAKPLKLLLTRLYREIKLQKLLSNANRIDYKPDLQTLELSTVIDEIAHFFASNPVAVGKILKLPDDVAGLTLKSDLTILYRVLVNMLKNAFEATEEAGEVRLSFEDDGCGKIFTVWSERYVPEEVSQRLFKRHFSTKNGTGRGFGTYSMKLLAERFLKGKIGFSSSPETGTLFTLNIPADLE from the coding sequence ATGGAAACCGAACATGCTTCAGCGAATCCCGCCGAATCGGCCCTGTACCGCCAATCAGCACTGGTGAGAAACGATTTCCTGGTCAGCCATATGATGACGATGGTAAGGGACGGCCTGATCGTTCTCAATGAGCAGGGGCAGATTCTGGAGGCCAATGCCGCGTTTCTTCAGATGTTCGGAATCGGGGACAAGCATTCCTTTATCGGTCAGTGTCCCGGAGAGGCCATCAAATGTATCAATGCCATCGGAAATCCCGGCTGTTGCGATGGAGCAAACGAACAGTGCTCCACCTGCGGGGTCGCCCACGCCGTCCTGTGCGGTCTGAACCGGGAGTCTGGCAATGAAATGAAGTGTGTCGTAACCGTTGCAGGCCAGGACTGCACCTATGATCTCTGTCTGAAGGTGCGATCGTATCCGGTTGCGGTGCAGGGTCAGGATCTCCTGTTTTTGTTCATGCAGGACATTACCGACCGCGAATGGCGCACAGCGCTGGAACAGGTGTTCTTTCACGACATCAACAACATCATCAGCGGATTGCTGGCAACGTCATTCGTCGTGGAAAGAAGGCTGGCCGATGAGCATCAGGCGGTCGCGAAGCCCTTGAAACTGCTGTTAACGAGGTTATACCGCGAAATCAAGCTCCAGAAGCTTCTCAGCAATGCCAACCGGATCGACTATAAACCCGACCTGCAGACCCTTGAGCTGAGTACGGTCATCGACGAAATTGCACACTTTTTCGCCTCAAATCCGGTTGCCGTCGGAAAAATACTGAAACTGCCGGATGATGTGGCCGGGTTGACCCTGAAGAGCGATCTCACCATCCTCTACCGCGTCCTGGTCAATATGCTTAAAAATGCCTTTGAAGCCACGGAAGAGGCGGGCGAGGTGCGATTGTCGTTTGAAGATGATGGCTGCGGAAAGATTTTTACGGTGTGGAGCGAGCGATATGTGCCCGAAGAGGTGTCCCAGAGGTTGTTCAAGCGTCACTTCAGCACCAAGAACGGAACCGGCAGGGGGTTCGGCACCTATTCCATGAAATTGCTGGCAGAACGTTTTCTGAAGGGAAAGATAGGTTTTTCATCTTCGCCGGAAACCGGTACCCTTTTCACGTTGAACATCCCGGCCGATCTCGAATGA